The Ferviditalea candida DNA segment CAAAGACAGTCCAAGCCACCTAACGGTGGCTCGGAACACTACAAAAGTGACATTTTCTCGGACGAGTTAAGGTGACATTTTCTCAGACGTTTGACACAATTATTTCTACAATTTGGTTTAGAAAATTGTATGTAAATATTTTAGACTTAGCCCTCTATTTCATCCGACATCTAAATCATCAGGCTGCCGCCGGTAACATCAAGCACGGCTCCGGTCACATACCTGGCTTCATCAGAGACCAAAAAAACAACGGCATCTGCAACTTCTTCAGGTTGACCGATACGTCTCAATGGCGTTCTAAGCGCAGCTTGTCTGCTTAATTCTTCATCAACGCTTTGCGTCATTGGCGTATCAATACGTCCGGGTACGACTACATTTACACGAATGCCTGAAGGACCATATTCACCGGCCAATTTACGGCTTAATCCCAGCAAGCCCGATTTGCTGGCCGCATAATGAGCAGATGTAACCGGACTGTATGTTCGAGCGGCTTGAGAACAGATATTGACAATTCGTCCGCTTTGATTTTCGACCATCATTTCGAGCGCGACTTGGCTGCAATTAAAAGGTCCGTTCAAATTAACGGCAATTACCCTATTCCAATCTTCAATAGTGATATCTTTAAATGGAATGGGTCCCTTTGGACCTTTAGGGGAGATACCGGCATTATTGATGAGTATATCTACTCTCCCGAAACGATCTTTTATTTCACGCCCGCCTTTCCTTACAGCCTCCGTATCCGCAACATCCAAGGGAAGATTCATGACCTCCACATTGTATACGGCAAGATCCTTAGACAACTCATTTAATGCGTCTTTATTTATATCACTAAGTATAAGGTGACTTCCATGCTCGGCCAGCTTACGGCTGATCGCTTGTCCCAGACCTCCGGCGGCTCCTGTTACCCAGCTTACATAATTCTGCAGCTTCAATTGATATTGCTCCTTTCAAGCGTGTTTTCGTATGTATGAAAATTTAAGAATAGCTCGTTGCCTGCCGATTCCAGTGTATTTTTCTTCAACATTTTTGTCAACATTTTCCATGGCATTATAGTTGTAATTATTGTCCGATTATTTTGCGGGAAATTTGTCATCAAAAACGGAAGGCACCATAACATTTGTCTCTAGGCTTGATCGAGCGAACCATTTAACTTATGAGTTTTCCGCCTAGAATATTCCTTTTTCCGTAGGAATATCCAGACCCCGAACAGCAAAATCATCATAGCCAGAAGCTGTTTGTATGTAACCGGCTCATTGAGCAGGATCAACGCCAGCAGCGTGGAGCCGGCCGGCTCTCCGAGCACCGTCATGGATACGGACGCCGCCCGCAAATATTTCAACAGCCAATTGAACAAATAATGGCCGAACAGAGTCGGCACCGCTGCAAGCAGCATAAACACACCCCATTCTTTCAGCCCGTAACCGCCAAGCGGAATTGAGCGGAAGAGGTTGTAGACGGCAAGCAAACAGGCAGCCAGAAAAAAGGAAAAGAAGCTGTATACATAGGCGGACATGGTCTCCCTCAGCTGCTTGCCGATCAGCATATGCACGGCAACTGCGGCTGCGCCCAGCAAGGATAGCAGATCTCCTTGCAAGGAACGCAGCGTAAAAGAGAAATCATGCCAACCGATCAGCATTGCCCCGATGACCGCGATCCCCATGCCGACAAGCTCGGAGCGCTGCGGTTTTTGCCGGAACCACCAGATTCCCGCAAGCATGACAAAAATAGGTTCAAGCGTGAGCAGTGAGGTCGAGCTGGAAACCGAAGTAAAACGCAGCGAAGCCATCCAGAGCAGAAAATGCAGCCCCAAAGCACCGCCTGTCGCCAACAGCAGCAGCCATTGTTTGCCGGTCAAACGGGAAATTTCCCGCCAATTTCCCGCTAACCAGGGAAGCAGCAAGACATTCGCCAACCATAGCCTGTACATGGCAATCACAGACACCGGAGCCTCGCTCCACCGGACGAATATCGACGAAAAGGAGATGGCTGCAATTCCGATCGCGACGGACAATGGAATCAGTACGGATAGCATTTTGAAGTTAGGCATAAGAATGGCGCGCCTCCGGAAAACATATGGACTTTCGAATCTGACATGAATAGTATAAACGAAATCGATCTGGGCTTCATTAAAAACATATTTTTATCTGTTAAAGATCAGGAAATAACGAAAAATCCGTTTCTGACTGCATATAATGAGACCCGCAGCTTGGGCTGCGGGTCTTAGGTGTTTTTACTTGTAAGAGATTAATTCTGCTCGGTTACTTTTTATCGGAAGATGTGAATGCGTAGACGTTGCCGTCGAACGCGCCGACGACCAGGGTGTTGCCGGAAATCGCCGGAGATGAAGCGACCCATGCCCCGATTTTATACTTCCATTGAACTTGTCCGTTTTGCTTATCTAACGCATACAGGTTCCCGTCATTAGAGCCGATATAGACCGTCCCGCCGGATACGGCTGCAGACGAGATAATGCCGCCATTGGTCTCGGCGCTCCAAAGCTTGTTGCCGTTATCGGCTTGGAAGGCCTCGACTTTGCCGTTCGGAAAGCCCATATAGACGACTCCGTCGACAACAGCCGGGGAAGATCCCGTTGTATCGCCGGCGATATATGAAGTGCCCGAAACAACGCTTTTATAACGCCACAGTTCGGCGCCCGTATCCGCATTCAGCGCGACGATCAATCCACCGCCGTAACCCATATAAATTTTACCGTCCGCAACGGCCGGCATGGAATGCATCCAGCCTCCGGCCGGACGATTGCGCCACAGCTCTTTGCCGTCCTTCGCGTCCAGCGCGATCAAATACCCGCCGTCCGCCCCGACGTACACTTTGCCGTCCTTCACGACCGGTGAACTCTCGGTAATCCAGCCGCCCGCAAGCTTGGCCGTCCACACCGTTTCTCCCGTCCGGGCATCAAGAGCCATCATTTCCCCGCCGCTCTTCGAGCTGTAAGCCTGATAAACGACACCGTCCGCAACGGTTGGCGAGTAATACATCCAGGCGCGGTTTACATCTTTTTCTCCTATCGTCTTCTCCCAAAGTTTGCCGCCTTTTTTCGCATCAAGCGCATACAGCGTTCCGCGAATGGAAGACGCATAAACAACGCCGTCCGCTACTGCGGGAGAAGATTGAATTTGCGCATTCGAAACAAACTTCCATTTTTGCTTCCCTGACTTCAGATCCAACGCCAGCACGCTGTTCTGGTCCGATCCGTTCTCGTCTCTCGTGCCGATGAATACACTGCCGTCTACTACGGCGGGCGACGAGGTGAGAATCGTACCGTCGGTCAAATGGCTCCACGCCAGCTTCAGATCCGGCGCCAATGCGTCCAGCGCTTCTCCCGTATGCTGCGCATTGCCGTGGAACATCGGCCAGCTTGCGCCCATCACCGGTGAGACGGCCTCATGCGCATCGACCAGCGTAAAGGTGCTGCTCTCGGACCAAGTGTGCTTCCCGTCATCCGAGACGCGCACTTCAATCGTATGCTCGCCGAGCTTCTCTCTGCCCGCTACCCATTGTGCCGACCATGTCATTTCGCCGCTGTCGCTAAGCGAATTCCATTGTCCGCCGTCAATCCGGTAATGCGCTTCCGTCACGCGGCTCGTCGTGTTATACGCATTGACCAGCAATTGAACGTTGCCGTTCGGCACTTTGCTGCCCGGAGCCGGATTGACGATGACCAGGCTTTTCTCGACGCCGTACATTTTGTATGGATGGGTTTCCTTCTCGCCTTTAAACGAAATGACGCGGAAGCCGTTCGGCGTCTGGTCGATCGTATAGGAGCTGGAGTTGGTGACGACATGAGCCGCCGATTCGATCGTATCGGTCGCCACATCGTTCACGTGCGTATGGCCTATCAGCACGAGACGGGTATTATACTGCCCGAGCAGATCGATATACTTCTGCGCTTCCGCCGCATCCGGGGTTTGCGGGTTGTTGAACGGCTTATGTGTGATGACGACGATTTCCTTATCCTCGCCGGTTTGCTTCAGATCGGCCTTGAGCCATGTCATCTGGTCCGCCTCGCGCATGCCCATATTGTTTTCCAGGACGATAAAATGTTTATTGCCGTAATCATACGAGTACCATTCCGGCCCCAGGTGAGTGCGATAGCGGTCGATTCGGGCCGCGAAGTTCGCTCCTCCGGTAAAATCGTGGTTGCCCACGGCGGGATAAACCGGAAGCTTGGATGTGGCCGTGCTCGCCAAAAAGTCCATGAACTCGGCGTCCGACGCGCCGTTCGTAATGTCTCCGCTGATGGTGATGAAAGCGGGCGACCCGGTCAGCTCGTTCAGCTGCGCCAATTGCCCCGTGAATCGTTCGCGGTTGTTGGTCGTTCCGGCTTGCACGTGTACATCGGCAATCCCGGCAAATTCGAAATTCGGTTGTCTCGAATCGGGCGCCGGCTGCAGCGCGAAATTCGATTCGCGGCTCTCTTTGGGTTGAAGCTGGCCGAGATTTTTATAAAACTGCGGAATTTGATATTCATTGGTCTGCACCTTATACCCGCTCGGAACGGTTACGAACACGATATCCGTTACCCTTCTGTCCGTGTTTACCGACAAGGTATATTTGCCCATCGAGTCCGTCTGAACAATCGATTCGCCGTCCGATACGCGGACTCCTTCGAGCCCCTGCTCTGTTTTGTCCTGTACGCCGTTCCCGTTCTTATCGGCAAAAACGATCCCGCTGACCGTCGCTATCGGCGTTTCCGCCATAACCGGCTTGATGACGGCGGCAAGCGCCAATCCCGCCATCGCGACGGTGGTTACGATATGAATTTTTTTCTTCATTCGTTTCAATTTCTGTTCGAAAGACATTAATGCTCCTCCTTCTTCGTTCCGATATTTGCAGAATGATTCCTCACAACTGTAACTCTTCTGAAAACTAATCTTTGAACCAAGTCCGATGGACATTCCCCCTTTCAAAAACTTCACACCAAATGCGCTTAAAACTATGCCATCATCCGCTCCATATACCAGAAAATGCCGAAGGCGAACACGGTTGCGATTGCGGTCATTTGCACCGACCTTCCCCAATTGAATTTGCGGATATAGAGCAGCACCGGCAACAGCAGGGAGATAATCAATAGTTGTCCCAGCTCTACACCGATATTGAAAGCGGCCAGTGTCAGCAGCGAGCTTGCTTTAATAGCGCCAGTCATCCTCAATGCCCCGGCGAAGCCGATCCCGTGTACGAGCCCGAAGCCGAATACGACAAACGGACGAACTTTGCTTTCGCTAAAGAAAAACGCCTCCACAGCCACGTATGCGATGCTCAGAGCAATTAACGGTTCGACGATTTCCGGCGCTGCGTACAAAACATGGAAAGCGGTCAATCCGAGAGTTACGCTGTGGGCCAGCGTAAAAACGGTCGCAACCTTCAACACGGACCGGAAGTTTTTCGACGTCAACACCAACGCAACGACGAACAGAATATGGTCTAAGCCGATCATGATATGGCGAAAGCCCAGTTGAATTAACCGCCAGGCTTGTCCGATTAAATTGGCTTTGCCCAGCTCCATCAACCTGTCGCTGCCGTTGAAAACAAACTGCCCTTCCTTGCCTTCCCATTGGTAAGCGGCAATATTGCGATGCATCACATCGTTATCGTCGAAAAAGATTTCGTAATCGACTTCGATTCCCTTGGAATTCGACGCATTCGGATAGCTGAGGCTCAGATCGGCGTAATAGCGGCCCAGCTTGGAAATCACCTTCGTTTGGACAAGCTTCCCGGCGACCTCTTCACCCTCTATATAGATCCGAAGATGGGAAAGCACATAGTCGGCGACCTCTTTCTTGTGCTGCTGTAACAGCCGGAGCAGTTCGCTTTCGGGGGCATCCGGACGGGCTTCCAGCATCGCGACACGCCCCAATTCGTAATAATCGAGCATCAGCTCATACTGAAGCTTACCCGGTACGGCGGATATTCGGGAGAAGCCTTCGCTGTTATCCGTATGCGCCCGCACGCGGGATGACGGGAATAAAACAACCAATATCAGCAGCATGGCGATCAAAAAATGGAACCATTTTACGCGCAATTTCGACGGCCTCCACTCGGTGTTTGATTTTTTTCTTGAACGGTACTCATTTTCTGGAAGTTTTGTTTGGGGAAGATTAATTATAAGTAACCTTTTGGTAAACATGGAAAATAGATTATATTATCCTATTTTTTTGTAGGACCATGGATCCGGACGATGCCGAGCAACATGGAATTTATGAAAAAAAAGGCGCACCCTGAGCAGACCGACTGCTGCTTTGGGCGCACCCCTTCCGTATTCAACCAATGAAACAAAAAAAGCTTCCATTATTACAGGAGCTTATAAATAGTCAAACCGTTCTTCCCGTTTTATTCTTCTTTACGAAAAAGACGGCCTCCTCCTGAGGCTTGGAAATCGTCAGCTTTTCAAGAGTTGTTACTTCTCCGTATTCACAACACGGGTGGTCTTTTTTTATTGGTTAGCAAATATTATAGATTGCGGATAATGCTTAAAAAAAACTTGTAAATGAAAATTTTGATATCACAATATGGATACTGCGTAACAGGGACTACGATTTTCCGCCTACATGAAATCGTCACCCCGAAGCTCGGCGATTTTATCCAACCGGTAATACAACGACTGGCGGAAGTCCGTTTTCTCCCACCAGCACATGCACGCCTTGGAAAAGAGGGCGCATCGGCACATCGTGACCGTCAGAACGAATTCGGAATTCAAAGACCTCTCACCCCACTAACGGATAGGCTCTTGCTTCTGAGATGGTCCGAAGATCGAACGAAATGAGATACCCTCCTTCCTGATCATCCGCTTTGAAAAGCAGTTGACCGAACGAGTTGGCAGCGGCGCTTTCCCCGAAGAATTCAGTTGTTTCTTCAATCCCTATTTGATTAGTCATAGCTACGAACACCTGATTTTCTGCGGCCCGGCTTTGAATGTAAACTTGCTGCACATGCCACGATCGGATGAGCCGGATCGATTCCCCCTCGATGTCTTCCGCCAACTCCAAAGTATGTTCTCTCGTGAAATAACCGGTCAGAAAAAGCTCCGGAAACAAGACGATATCCGCCCTTTGCACTTGGGCTTCCTCCAGATATCGTTTCATCGTCTGCAAATTCGCTGTCTTATCCAGCAGCTTCGGCTTGGATTGGGCGAGAAAGATATTAGGCATTCCGTCTACTCCTTTTGAAACAGTTTTGCTGTCCTTGCTATACGCAACCGGTGTTCTAACGGAGCCGCAGCTCAAGCGTGTGCGTGCTCAGGCGCTTCCCTCTTCCCTCGTCTCTACGAAAAGCGGCGTATCCGCGCCAAGAGAGCGCCGAACTACCGTATAATAGATCAAGCCGAGCAGCAGGTAACCGATGAAGAAGTACGGAAAGATATTGTAAGGCGCGGCCGGCTCCGGATAAAACGTACCGATAAGCGGAATGGCCATGAACACCAGCCCTCCAGCTCCGGTTGCGATATGCTTCCAGCTCAGCTGCCTGATCTTCGCCATATAAACCGGAGCGCTGATGGAAATGAGAATGTAGGCGAACAGAAATCCATAGGTGGCGATCGTGCCGATATAGGCGTAAGCGGTCCCTTCATTGACTGCCAGCATCGCAATCGGCACGCCGATGTTAAGCAGCGAAGAAATCGTCACGGCGACATGCGGCGTCTGGTTGCGGCTGTGCGCGGAACTGATGGAGTTGTGGAATATGCCGTCGTGCCCCATCGCGTACATGACCCGACATGACCCGCGAAGCGGCGTTGACCGATGCCAGCGAACAAGAGAAAAAGCTGATGGACGCGCCAAATTCGATGATCGGAATAAACCATTTTATTCCATAAGCGGTCGCCAGATCATCGATCGGCGCGGTACTTCCCGCAAGCGCCTCCAGCGACGGAATTCCGAGCACCTCCACATACGCCATCAGGGCAAAGAACAGACCGACAACTGTGGTACTGATGATGACGGCCCGCGGTATCGTCCGGTAAGGGTTACGCGATTCGCCCCCAAGCGTTGCGGCGCTCTCAAACCCGACGAAGGCGAACACCCCAAGCACCATCGCCGTCTGGATGCCGCCGAAAGTTACGCCTTCCAGCGAAAACTGCTCGACATCAAACCGGAATCCTTCTTTCACAAGCACAATAACGCCGACGACCGCGATCAGCGCGACCGAGACAATTTCCAGAACGAGCGCCAAAACCGCCGACAACCGGATGTCCCGGTAAGCAAACAGCCAGATGAGCAGTCCTCCGACCGCATAAAAGACGACGGACGGCACGCTCAGTCCGAGATGCTCCATAAAGAGCTTGCCGAAAATACCGAGCCCGATCAAAGTCGCCATCGCCGTGAACAGGTAGGCCACGATTAATCCCCATCCGGTCATAAAGCCTGACGTTGCGCCGAGCCCTTTGGAAACGAACGTATACAGGGCGCCGGAAGAAGCATATTTTTGCGCGAATACGGTAATGTTGAGGCCGACCAATATTAATCCGACGGTAATGATCAGATAGGTCAACCACGAGCCGAAGCCGGCGCTAGCGACGACAAACGGAATGGCAAGCGCAGGCGTGACGGTGGGCGCAATGTTGGCGAACGATTGGGCGATCGTGTCGGTGAACGACAAACAGTTTTTTTCAATCCCGCTTTTTCGGGAACCACATGAATTTGGGCCATTATCCATCATCCTCCTCTATTGTATGAAGCAAGCCCGTTTGCAAACGACACTGGCTGTTTCGTTCGCTAATGGCATTTTGAAGCTTTCGTGTCGCATATCGGTTTGTTCGGCGGCACGTCGAGCGCGGGGTTGCTGTTGAAAAAACCGGTCGGTTTAAGCGAAAAACCGATGTATGCGGTCGGCATGACCGGCCAATCTTCGGGGCGCGGAATATGGTGGTGGCCCATCGTATACCAGACGACGATGTCGGTGTCGGCGATCGTCCGGTCGGCTTCCGTCCACGCGGATACCCCATCGCCTCCCGGATGCTGGTTCGGATAGTTTCCGCTCGCATGTTTCTCGTCGGCGCTGTAAGGCGTCACCCACAGTGGCTGCCGATAAAACCGGCACGCTGCATCAGACTGGAATCGGGCGACGCGAACGGCAAACAATTTTCGCCGGTCACCAGCTTGTAGCCCACGGAGCCGCCGATTTCGTTTTTGACGTTGTCGTTCACGAATTTCCAGTACCGGGCGGTCGGAATGTCCAGCCGTCGGGCGCCTGCTTCTCCGTCGCCAGCAGCGTCGATTCGGCGTAGAACGCGTTCCCGTAAGGGTTGTTGTCATCTTTCGGAGGGGCGACCGTATTTACCTCGTACACGGAGTTGTTCACGCCGTCGATTTGCAAATCGAGCCGCATATTGAAAAAGTGTTGGTGGTTCGGGGCATACAAGTTCGGGCCGATCATGGCGCCGTATTTGGGGGGATTCGCTGAATCAGCGCCGCCGGTCGACAAAATGCCGGTCAGCTTCACTTCAAACGAAATCGTGCCGTCTTGATAAAAACACCAGAAAAACCCATATTCGTAGTTGGCCACGGTGGAGATGGAGGAAATAACGAGCCTCCGCGAGCGCCGCACTTCCACATCGTTCGTGCGCCAGTCGGTATGTTTCCAGAGAATGCCGTAGTCTTCCTCATGCAGGCAAACGGCGTTTTTGATTTTAATGAGTTCGCCCCGGCTGCTTGCCAGAATCGCGTCAAAATATTGGATATATCCGACGCAATCGCAGCCGTATTCGAGGCTGTTGGCGAG contains these protein-coding regions:
- a CDS encoding SDR family NAD(P)-dependent oxidoreductase codes for the protein MKLQNYVSWVTGAAGGLGQAISRKLAEHGSHLILSDINKDALNELSKDLAVYNVEVMNLPLDVADTEAVRKGGREIKDRFGRVDILINNAGISPKGPKGPIPFKDITIEDWNRVIAVNLNGPFNCSQVALEMMVENQSGRIVNICSQAARTYSPVTSAHYAASKSGLLGLSRKLAGEYGPSGIRVNVVVPGRIDTPMTQSVDEELSRQAALRTPLRRIGQPEEVADAVVFLVSDEARYVTGAVLDVTGGSLMI
- a CDS encoding APC family permease yields the protein MSFTDTIAQSFANIAPTVTPALAIPFVVASAGFGSWLTYLIITVGLILVGLNITVFAQKYASSGALYTFVSKGLGATSGFMTGWGLIVAYLFTAMATLIGLGIFGKLFMEHLGLSVPSVVFYAVGGLLIWLFAYRDIRLSAVLALVLEIVSVALIAVVGVIVLVKEGFRFDVEQFSLEGVTFGGIQTAMVLGVFAFVGFESAATLGGESRNPYRTIPRAVIISTTVVGLFFALMAYVEVLGIPSLEALAGSTAPIDDLATAYGIKWFIPIIEFGASISFFSCSLASVNAASRVMSGHVRDGARRHIPQLHQFRAQPQPDAACRRDDFFAA
- a CDS encoding HupE/UreJ family protein; translation: MRVKWFHFLIAMLLILVVLFPSSRVRAHTDNSEGFSRISAVPGKLQYELMLDYYELGRVAMLEARPDAPESELLRLLQQHKKEVADYVLSHLRIYIEGEEVAGKLVQTKVISKLGRYYADLSLSYPNASNSKGIEVDYEIFFDDNDVMHRNIAAYQWEGKEGQFVFNGSDRLMELGKANLIGQAWRLIQLGFRHIMIGLDHILFVVALVLTSKNFRSVLKVATVFTLAHSVTLGLTAFHVLYAAPEIVEPLIALSIAYVAVEAFFFSESKVRPFVVFGFGLVHGIGFAGALRMTGAIKASSLLTLAAFNIGVELGQLLIISLLLPVLLYIRKFNWGRSVQMTAIATVFAFGIFWYMERMMA
- a CDS encoding carbon-nitrogen hydrolase family protein; translated protein: MPNIFLAQSKPKLLDKTANLQTMKRYLEEAQVQRADIVLFPELFLTGYFTREHTLELAEDIEGESIRLIRSWHVQQVYIQSRAAENQVFVAMTNQIGIEETTEFFGESAAANSFGQLLFKADDQEGGYLISFDLRTISEARAYPLVG
- a CDS encoding DMT family transporter, whose amino-acid sequence is MPNFKMLSVLIPLSVAIGIAAISFSSIFVRWSEAPVSVIAMYRLWLANVLLLPWLAGNWREISRLTGKQWLLLLATGGALGLHFLLWMASLRFTSVSSSTSLLTLEPIFVMLAGIWWFRQKPQRSELVGMGIAVIGAMLIGWHDFSFTLRSLQGDLLSLLGAAAVAVHMLIGKQLRETMSAYVYSFFSFFLAACLLAVYNLFRSIPLGGYGLKEWGVFMLLAAVPTLFGHYLFNWLLKYLRAASVSMTVLGEPAGSTLLALILLNEPVTYKQLLAMMILLFGVWIFLRKKEYSRRKTHKLNGSLDQA
- a CDS encoding outer membrane protein assembly factor BamB family protein encodes the protein MSFEQKLKRMKKKIHIVTTVAMAGLALAAVIKPVMAETPIATVSGIVFADKNGNGVQDKTEQGLEGVRVSDGESIVQTDSMGKYTLSVNTDRRVTDIVFVTVPSGYKVQTNEYQIPQFYKNLGQLQPKESRESNFALQPAPDSRQPNFEFAGIADVHVQAGTTNNRERFTGQLAQLNELTGSPAFITISGDITNGASDAEFMDFLASTATSKLPVYPAVGNHDFTGGANFAARIDRYRTHLGPEWYSYDYGNKHFIVLENNMGMREADQMTWLKADLKQTGEDKEIVVITHKPFNNPQTPDAAEAQKYIDLLGQYNTRLVLIGHTHVNDVATDTIESAAHVVTNSSSYTIDQTPNGFRVISFKGEKETHPYKMYGVEKSLVIVNPAPGSKVPNGNVQLLVNAYNTTSRVTEAHYRIDGGQWNSLSDSGEMTWSAQWVAGREKLGEHTIEVRVSDDGKHTWSESSTFTLVDAHEAVSPVMGASWPMFHGNAQHTGEALDALAPDLKLAWSHLTDGTILTSSPAVVDGSVFIGTRDENGSDQNSVLALDLKSGKQKWKFVSNAQIQSSPAVADGVVYASSIRGTLYALDAKKGGKLWEKTIGEKDVNRAWMYYSPTVADGVVYQAYSSKSGGEMMALDARTGETVWTAKLAGGWITESSPVVKDGKVYVGADGGYLIALDAKDGKELWRNRPAGGWMHSMPAVADGKIYMGYGGGLIVALNADTGAELWRYKSVVSGTSYIAGDTTGSSPAVVDGVVYMGFPNGKVEAFQADNGNKLWSAETNGGIISSAAVSGGTVYIGSNDGNLYALDKQNGQVQWKYKIGAWVASSPAISGNTLVVGAFDGNVYAFTSSDKK